One stretch of Armigeres subalbatus isolate Guangzhou_Male chromosome 2, GZ_Asu_2, whole genome shotgun sequence DNA includes these proteins:
- the LOC134214374 gene encoding deoxynucleoside triphosphate triphosphohydrolase SAMHD1 homolog, producing the protein MENGWTICDSVHGKVTYPAYVQEIVDTLEFQRLRNLKQLGTSSKVFPSGTHTRFEHCLGVCYSADKLLKTLERNSGVQISLIHRKCVVLAGLLHDIGHGPFSHMWEEFVNRGSDKHWTHEQSSIEMACQLFANNGIKLSLEAPEHYYAEQLICALITGNQEALNTLLTPDTMYLSEIVHNKRFKIDVDKWDYLLRDLFYLGSAVQIRTDFVRLFDHARVVRDDSGTTHIGYRAKDYRAIVALFEARTKLHIECYQHPTILGLENMVIDALTLAEEAGFRLKGTKISEAHQSPDVYLYLDDSIVNLIETSSESSNLQAAQQLFARIRSRQLYSRIHESTDGSCDEEVEELNKRFGPEGFFQVRKRIPFASQMAPRNVPLYELVDNEPRLIEGNEIVENVMNNLDEQGFYEQYIVYCKSTIPNVINSAREYLNSKSTNQPV; encoded by the exons ATGGAAAACGGGTGGACGATCTGTGATTCCGTGCACGGCAAAGTAACGTACCCAGCATACGTACAAGAAATAGTCGATACGCTGGAATTTCAACGCCTTCGAAACCTCAAACAGCTCGGGACCAGCTCGAAAGTGTTTCCCTCTGGCACCCACACTCGGTTCGAGCACTGCCTAGG GGTTTGTTATTCCGCTGATAAGCTTTTGAAAACGCTGGAACGAAACTCCGGTGTGCAGATAAGTCTCATACATCGAAAGTGTGTTGTC TTGGCCGGTTTGCTACACGACATTGGCCACGGGCCATTCTCTCATATGTGGGAGGAATTTGTAAACAGAGGCAGTGATAAGCATTGGACG CACGAGCAATCGTCTATCGAAATGGCGTGTCAGTTGTTCGCGAACAACGGAATCAAATTGTCTCTGGAAGCACCTGAGCATTACTACGCCGAACAGTTGATCTGTGCTTTGATAACCGGTAATCAGGAGGCTCTCAACACTTTGCTGACGCCGGATACTATGTACCTCTCGGAGATTGTACACAATAAGCGCTTCAAGATCGATGTGGACAAATGGGACTACTTGTTACGAGATTTGTTTTACTTGGGTAGTGCCGTTCAGATTCGGACGGACTTTGTGCGCCTATTCGACCATGCACGGGTAGTACGAGATGATTCAGGTACCACTCATATTGGTTACCGGGCTAAGGACTATCGTGCGATAGTGGCTTTGTTCGAAGCACGTACCAAACTGCACATCGAATGCTATCAGCATCCTACAATACTGGGTTTGGAAAATAT GGTGATCGACGCTTTAACATTGGCGGAAGAAGCTGGATTCAGATTGAAAGG AACAAAAATCTCCGAAGCCCACCAATCGCCGGATGTTTATCTGTACCTGGACGACAGCATCGTTAACCTGATAGAAACCAGTAGCGAAAGTTCGAACCTCCAGGCCGCCCAGCAATTGTTTGCGCGCATCCGAAGTCGACAGTTATATTCCCGAATTCACGAATCGACCGATGGATCATGCGACGAAGAAGTCGAAGAACTTAACAAACGTTTTGGACCAGAGGGGTTCTTCCAGGTACGGAAGCGAATTCCATTCGCCAGCCAGATGGCCCCGCGGAATGTGCCACTGTATGAATTGGTTGATAACGAACCTCGACTGATTGAAGGAAACGAAattgtcgaaaatgtcat GAATAATCTCGATGAACAAGGATTCTACGAACAGTACATTGTGTATTGCAAAAGCACAATTCCCAATGTGATCAATAGCGCTCGCGAGTACCTGAATAGCAAGTCGACAAACCAACCCGTGTAG